A single region of the Xiphophorus maculatus strain JP 163 A chromosome 3, X_maculatus-5.0-male, whole genome shotgun sequence genome encodes:
- the LOC102228319 gene encoding protein S100-A11-like: METAIGVLLSQFKAYAGRDGSSDMLSRDEFQKLVKSELSSFVKNAGDPAAIDQLLSSLDQNNDGVLSFLEFWQPIGHLVSKHGGFSQ; encoded by the exons ATGGAGACTGCCATTGGTGTGCTGCTGTCCCAGTTCAAGGCGTATGCTGGTAGAGATGGTTCCTCTGACATGCTGAGCAGGGACGAGTTTCAAAAACTGGTCAAGTCAGAGCTTTCAAGCTTTGTGAAG aatGCTGGCGACCCTGCTGCCATTGACCAGCTCCTGAGTTCATTGGACCAGAACAATGATGGAGTGTTAAGCTTCCTGGAGTTCTGGCAGCCGATTGGGCATCTTGTGAGCAAGCATGGGGGGTTCAGCCAATAG
- the LOC102228069 gene encoding protein S100-A16-like has product MESAIKTIVTTFLSSARGKESLDSKTFQKMVKNQLSGVMEDTNSSSAIKEMQQGLDSDSDGKVDFKEYLSLIGYIANSMSQSKSEPTANSS; this is encoded by the exons ATGGAGTCAGCCATTAAGACCATAGTGACAACGTTTCTTAGTTCTGCCAGAGGGAAAGAGAGCCTCGACAGTAAAACCTTCCAGAAAATGGTCAAGAACCAGCTCAGTGGCGTCATGGAG GACACAAACAGTTCTTCTGCTATCAAGGAGATGCAGCAGGGCCTGGACAGCGACAGCGACGGAAAAGTCGACTTCAAGGAATATCTCTCTCTGATTGGCTACATTGCCAACAGTATGAGTCAGAGCAAGAGTGAACCAACAGCAAACTCATCATAG
- the LOC102227810 gene encoding protein S100-A1-like: MSLPNSENASTLENAMQLMIQTFHKYSGNEGDKYTLSRAELKELLTTELGTYLGNAQDKEAVDKVMNDLDSNNDGEVDFTEFVILVGALTVACNDFFLEFNDKAEKK; the protein is encoded by the exons ATGTCTTTGCCCAACTCAGAGAATGCCTCCACCCTGGAGAATGCCATGCAGCTGATGATCCAGACCTTCCACAAATACTCTGGAAATGAGGGGGATAAATACACGCTGAGCAGGGCCGAACTCAAAGAGCTGCTCACCACGGAGCTTGGCACCTACCTGGGG AATGCCCAGGACAAAGAGGCTGTGGATAAGGTCATGAATGATCTCGATTCAAACAACGACGGAGAGGTCGATTTCACTGAGTTTGTCATCTTGGTTGGAGCTCTAACTGTAGCCTGCAACGACTTCTTCCTGGAGTTCAATGATAAGGCAGAGAAGAAGTGA